One region of Purpureocillium takamizusanense chromosome 4, complete sequence genomic DNA includes:
- a CDS encoding uncharacterized protein (COG:S~EggNog:ENOG503P45W), which yields MSPKQTAKVTTQARHLTRRPYKWTKSGCRTCKIRKVRCDETWPTCRNCNSTGRRCDGVASAQSAAAPSTPFLTFTAPLTLSHFRPAQASGAELGEHGDGAYLDLFRRELVACIVGGRSAWRRLVLQAVQEEPALGHAAVAFSALQRARAASSSGEGIEGPACASPSLSSGEVRLAMRHYDRCIREMQRVVGRGSGDSRSVNVALLCTVMCIGFELCMHEPLIALSHLEHGLNIAISNHPYVDADLALALSRLDLQAAIFLGRRSPTLDAAHVSSYSLSTEGGYQAADRDLTCLTSRLFSFMRTMADDFRYREPGSVPLHVAAEAGKLEDDLAAFRDRNLAPGTAFMERGLLEETILIRVKYLSASILLATCLAAEEGIYDRFTAQFADIVTLCASLLDGPQRKITPGHCGFALDMGVVHSLFVTACKCRHPGVRRRAVALLDAVPGAEGVWEGKQHARIGERVTQLEECGLDLDLDLDRDLDLDLGLKPSTDPSDTNPTSWAAAWDPSRVPEWRRIHSVDIDPQIDLRCAQVCFRWRPNGMDGEWDDFAEVITW from the exons ATGAGCCCCAAGCAGACAGCAAAGGTAACGACGCAGGCACGGCATttgacgaggaggccgtACAAGTGGACGAAATCCGGTTGCCGGACCTGCAA AATCCGCAAGGTCCGCTGCGACGAGACTTGGCCGACGTGCCGCAATTGCAACAGCACAGGCCGGCGCTGCGATGGCGTGGCCTCCGCTcagagcgccgccgcgccgagcacGCCGTTCCTGACGTTCACTGCGCCGCTGACGCTCTCGCACTTTCGGCCCGCGcaggccagcggcgccgagctcggcgagcacggaGACGGCGCGTACCTGGACCTGTTCCGGCGGGAGCTCGTCGcctgcatcgtcggcgggcgctcggcgtggcggcggctcgtgcTGCAGGCGGTGCAAGAGGAGCCGGCGCTGGGCCATGCGGCGGTCGCGTTTAGCGCCCTgcagagggcgagggcggcctcgtcgtctggcgAGGGAATCGAGGGCCCTGCGtgtgcgtcgccgtcgctctcGTCGGGCGAGGTGCGGCTCGCGATGCGGCACTACGACCGGTGTATCCGGGAGATGCAGCGCGTGGTTGGCCGCGGGAGCGGCGACAGCCGGAGTGTGAATGTCGCGTTGCTGTGTACGGTGATGTGTATAGGCTTTGAGCTGTGTATGCATGAGCCGCTCATTGCGCTGAGCCATCTGGAGCATGGGCTGAACATAGCCATCTCGAACCACCCATATG TCGACGCCGATCTCGCGCTGGCGTTGTCGAGGCTCGACCTGCAggccgccatcttcctcggcaGGCGATCCCccacgctcgacgccgcccacgtctcCTCCTACTCACTGTCTACTGAAGGCGGCTATCAAGCCGCAGACCGGGACCTGACTTGTCTAACGAGCCGCCTGTTCAGCTTCATGAggaccatggccgacgacttTCGGTATCGCGAGCCGGGGTCAGTGCCGCTGCATGTTGCCGCTGAGGCCGGTAAGCTGGAGGACGATCTCGCAGCGTTCCGGGACAGAAATCTCGCGCCTGGGACGGCATTTATGGAACGTGGTCTGCTGGAGGAAACGATCTTGATCCGCGTCAAGTACCTCAGCGCGAGCATCCTCCTGGCCAcgtgcctcgccgccgaagaaggcATATACGACCGCTTCACGGCGCAGTTCGCCGACATTGTGACGCTCTGTGCCAGTCTGCTAGACGGCCCGCAGCGGAAAATAACGCCCGGCCATTGCGGCTTCGCGCTGGACATGGGCGTCGTGCACTCGCTGTTCGTGACGGCGTGCAAGTGCCGACACCCGGGggtccggcggcgcgctgtgGCACTGCTGGACGCCGTGCcgggggcggagggcgtGTGGGAGGGCAAGCAGCATGCGCGTATCGGAGAGAGGGTGACGCAGCTCGAGGAGTGCGGCCTcgacctggacctggacctcgACCGGGACCTGGACCTCGACCTTGGGCTGAAGCCGTCGACTGACCCTTCGGACACGAACCCTACAAGTTGGGCAGCAGCGTGGGATCCGTCCCGGGTTCCGGAGTGGCGGCGAATTCACTCGGTGGACATAGACCCCCAGATTGACCTGCGGTGCGCGCAGGTGTGCTTCCGGTGGCGGCCGAACGGCATGGATGGGGAGTGGGACGATTTCGCGGAGGTGATAACGTGGTGA